Proteins encoded within one genomic window of Brachybacterium sp. P6-10-X1:
- the secG gene encoding preprotein translocase subunit SecG, which produces MPLLKLILQILLAVFSLLAIMLVLLHKGRGGGLSDMFGGGVSSSASASGVAERNLNRLTVTICVLWGLTCVGLGVVERFL; this is translated from the coding sequence CTGCCCCTGCTGAAGCTCATCCTTCAGATCCTGCTGGCCGTGTTCAGCCTCCTGGCCATCATGCTCGTGCTCCTGCACAAGGGACGCGGCGGCGGCCTGTCCGACATGTTCGGGGGCGGCGTGTCCTCCTCGGCCAGCGCCTCGGGCGTGGCCGAACGGAACCTCAACCGGCTGACCGTGACCATCTGCGTGCTGTGGGGCTTGACCTGCGTCGGCCTCGGAGTGGTCGAGCGCTTCCTGTGA
- the pgl gene encoding 6-phosphogluconolactonase, with protein MITTLTDTTASSIDKKMIEMRETFGANTIGRVLTLIIIATGDIEEPLEAAISASHEHPARVLVVDADPEAETSGLDAEIRVGRDAGAGEIVILRARGDLMASLDTLVMALLLPDAPIVTWWPEGAPSSPVHDVLGSMSQRRITDSAACAGPIDTLKRLRRGYTSGDSDLAWSRLTRWRGLVASAFEVPPVTVPQRVEVSGAPGNPSVVLMAAWLSHSLGVDARIVESSSGETGTAGVHGVRLIREDGAIDLTRVSDEAIVMTLPGDDSGQHVTMPRRTLDELLAEELRRLDPDEVYGEVLATAFSAIDDSGTYASGKPEPTDTVLADGAEVATAAAEATASQLATALEKRNLAHLVVTGGTVGTATARALPATLAAAEVDVSRLHIWWGDERYVDPDSSERNEVAVRSGLLEPLQEAGMPPRNIHAMPSPADGMSLEEAAAWYGQQLDQSGGDEPFRTRGRAFFDVLLLGVGPDGHIASLFPEHPDQRQVGATAVAVSNSPKPPPERISLTWPVLNSARHVALLVAGEEKAAAVAAGHGDIEPWVLPASAVRGLHSTTWFLDRAAASQRTR; from the coding sequence GTGATCACCACCCTGACCGACACCACCGCATCATCGATCGACAAGAAGATGATCGAGATGCGGGAGACCTTCGGCGCGAACACCATCGGCCGGGTCCTGACCCTGATCATCATCGCCACCGGAGACATCGAGGAGCCCCTCGAGGCCGCCATCAGCGCGAGCCACGAGCACCCCGCCCGGGTGCTGGTGGTCGATGCCGATCCCGAGGCGGAGACCTCCGGTCTCGACGCCGAGATCCGCGTGGGGCGCGACGCGGGCGCCGGCGAGATCGTCATCCTGCGAGCCCGCGGCGACCTCATGGCTTCGCTGGACACCCTGGTCATGGCGCTGCTGCTGCCCGACGCCCCGATCGTCACCTGGTGGCCGGAGGGCGCCCCGTCCTCCCCCGTCCACGACGTGCTGGGCTCCATGTCGCAGCGTCGCATCACCGACTCCGCCGCCTGCGCGGGACCGATCGACACGCTCAAGCGGCTGCGCCGCGGGTACACCAGCGGCGACTCGGATCTGGCGTGGTCGCGCCTGACCCGCTGGCGCGGGCTGGTCGCCAGCGCCTTCGAGGTTCCGCCGGTGACCGTCCCGCAGCGGGTGGAGGTCTCCGGCGCTCCCGGGAACCCCTCGGTGGTCCTGATGGCCGCCTGGCTCTCGCACAGCCTCGGGGTCGATGCCCGGATCGTCGAGAGCTCCTCGGGCGAGACGGGCACCGCCGGTGTGCACGGGGTGCGGCTCATCCGCGAGGACGGGGCCATCGACCTCACCCGCGTCAGCGACGAGGCCATCGTGATGACCCTTCCCGGCGACGACAGCGGCCAGCACGTCACCATGCCCCGCCGCACGCTCGACGAGCTGCTCGCCGAGGAGCTGCGACGGCTGGATCCCGACGAGGTCTACGGCGAAGTCCTCGCCACGGCCTTCAGCGCGATCGATGACTCCGGCACCTACGCCAGCGGCAAGCCCGAGCCCACCGACACGGTCCTCGCCGACGGGGCGGAGGTCGCCACGGCAGCCGCCGAGGCCACCGCGTCCCAGCTGGCCACGGCGCTGGAGAAGCGCAACCTCGCCCACCTCGTGGTCACCGGCGGAACCGTCGGCACCGCCACGGCCCGGGCGCTCCCGGCCACGCTGGCCGCCGCCGAGGTCGACGTCTCCCGCCTCCACATCTGGTGGGGCGACGAACGCTACGTGGACCCGGACTCGAGCGAGCGCAACGAGGTCGCCGTGCGATCCGGGCTGCTGGAGCCGCTGCAGGAGGCGGGGATGCCGCCCCGGAACATCCACGCGATGCCCTCCCCCGCCGACGGCATGTCCCTGGAGGAGGCGGCCGCCTGGTACGGCCAGCAGCTCGACCAGTCCGGCGGCGACGAGCCGTTCCGCACCCGCGGCCGGGCGTTCTTCGACGTGCTCCTGCTGGGTGTGGGGCCGGACGGGCACATCGCCTCCCTGTTCCCCGAGCACCCGGACCAGCGACAGGTCGGGGCGACCGCGGTCGCGGTCAGCAACTCCCCGAAGCCTCCGCCGGAGCGCATCTCGCTGACCTGGCCGGTGCTGAACTCGGCGCGCCACGTCGCACTGCTGGTCGCCGGCGAGGAGAAGGCCGCCGCGGTCGCCGCTGGCCACGGGGACATCGAGCCCTGGGTGCTCCCGGCGTCGGCCGTGCGGGGCCTGCACTCGACCACCTGGTTCCTGGATCGGGCGGCGGCCTCGCAGCGGACCCGCTGA
- the zwf gene encoding glucose-6-phosphate dehydrogenase: MTDTSTAPLGAEDVANPLRDPRDRRLPLIAGPSSMVMFGVTGDLARKKLLPAIYDLTHRGLLPPSFGLVGYGRRDWSDDDFADYVRKSVSEHSRTGFSESVFEQLRGGLRFVTGTFDDTAAFERLTEVVGELDRTRGTGGNHAFYLSIPPDAFPQVCEQLANSGLNTPRDGSWRRVVIEKPFGHDLASARELNDVVEKVFRPEDVFRIDHYLGKETVQNILALRFANQMFEPVWNAGYVDHVQITMAEDIGIGSRAGYYDGIGTARDVIQNHLLQLLALTAMEEPVSFRASDLRAEKEKVLSALELPEDLGAHTARGQYVGGWQGGEEVRPYVEEDGIPEDSVTETFAALRLDIATRRWAGVPFYLRAGKRLGRRVTEIALVFKRAPFLPFRSTDTADLGQNAIVIRVQPDEGVTMRFGSKVPGTQMEVRDVTMDFAYGMNFTEESPEAYERLILDMLLGDPPLFPRQKEVELSWKILDPITEFWAENLKPAPYRPGSWGPDTAHEMLARDGRTWRRP, from the coding sequence GTGACCGATACCAGCACTGCCCCGCTCGGGGCGGAGGACGTCGCCAACCCGCTGCGCGATCCTCGCGACCGCCGCCTCCCCCTCATCGCCGGCCCCAGCTCCATGGTGATGTTCGGCGTCACCGGCGATCTCGCCCGCAAGAAGCTCCTGCCGGCGATCTACGACCTCACCCACCGCGGTCTGCTGCCGCCCAGCTTCGGCCTGGTCGGCTACGGCCGCCGGGACTGGTCCGACGACGACTTCGCCGACTATGTGCGCAAGAGCGTCTCCGAGCACTCCCGCACCGGCTTCTCCGAGAGCGTCTTCGAGCAGCTCCGGGGCGGCCTGCGCTTCGTCACCGGCACCTTCGACGACACGGCCGCCTTCGAGCGGCTGACCGAGGTCGTCGGCGAGCTGGACCGCACCCGCGGCACCGGCGGCAACCACGCCTTCTACCTCTCGATCCCGCCGGACGCGTTCCCGCAGGTCTGCGAGCAGCTGGCGAACTCCGGGCTGAACACGCCGCGGGACGGCTCCTGGCGCCGCGTCGTGATCGAGAAGCCCTTCGGCCACGACCTCGCCTCCGCCCGCGAGCTCAACGACGTCGTCGAGAAGGTCTTCCGCCCCGAGGACGTCTTCCGGATCGACCACTACCTGGGCAAGGAGACCGTCCAGAACATCCTGGCGCTGCGCTTCGCCAATCAGATGTTCGAACCGGTCTGGAACGCCGGGTACGTCGACCACGTGCAGATCACGATGGCCGAGGACATCGGCATCGGCTCGCGCGCCGGGTACTACGACGGCATCGGCACCGCGCGGGACGTCATCCAGAACCACCTGCTGCAGCTGCTCGCCCTGACCGCGATGGAGGAACCGGTCTCCTTCCGCGCCTCCGATCTGCGCGCGGAGAAGGAGAAGGTGCTCTCCGCGCTCGAGCTGCCCGAGGACCTCGGGGCGCACACGGCCCGGGGCCAGTACGTGGGCGGCTGGCAGGGCGGCGAGGAGGTCCGCCCCTACGTCGAGGAGGACGGGATCCCCGAGGACTCGGTGACGGAGACCTTCGCCGCTCTCCGACTGGACATCGCGACCCGCCGCTGGGCGGGCGTGCCGTTCTACCTGCGCGCCGGCAAGCGTCTGGGGCGTCGGGTCACCGAGATCGCCCTGGTGTTCAAGCGGGCCCCGTTCCTGCCTTTCCGCTCCACCGACACCGCGGACCTGGGCCAGAACGCGATCGTCATCCGCGTCCAGCCCGACGAGGGCGTGACGATGCGCTTCGGCTCCAAGGTGCCCGGCACCCAGATGGAGGTGCGGGACGTGACCATGGACTTCGCCTACGGCATGAACTTCACCGAGGAGTCCCCCGAGGCCTACGAGCGGCTGATCCTGGACATGCTCCTGGGCGATCCACCGCTGTTCCCGCGGCAGAAGGAGGTCGAGCTCAGCTGGAAGATCCTCGACCCCATCACCGAGTTCTGGGCCGAGAACCTGAAGCCGGCGCCCTACCGCCCCGGCAGCTGGGGCCCCGACACCGCCCACGAGATGCTCGCTCGTGACGGACGTACCTGGAGGCGACCGTGA
- the tal gene encoding transaldolase, with the protein MTQNPRTQALSDAGVSIWLDDLSRQRMSSGNLQELIDTRNIVGVTTNPSIFQSAISGRSEYDEDIARLAGEGKDVDAVVEVLTTDDVRSAADLFSDLHSSTDGVDGRVSIEVDPRLAHETEKTVAQAKHLHEVVGRENVFIKIPATKEGLPAITATIAAGISVNVTLIFSVDRYLEVVDAYLSGLEQAAAAGKDLSKIHSVASFFVSRVDAEIDDRLAALGGEAETLRGSAALANAQVAFGRYLEAFDSGRFAALAEKGANTQRTLWASTGVKNPDYPDTLYVDELVSSPSVNTMPEKTLDAVADHSEPAPALTAEKAVSASSVLDRVEAAGVDLADVYAVLEREGVEKFEKAWEGLLETVSASIDDVSA; encoded by the coding sequence ATGACTCAGAATCCCCGCACCCAGGCCCTCTCCGACGCCGGAGTCTCCATCTGGCTGGACGATCTCTCGCGCCAGCGGATGTCCTCGGGCAACCTGCAGGAGCTCATCGACACCCGCAACATCGTCGGGGTGACCACCAATCCCTCGATCTTCCAGTCCGCGATCTCCGGTCGCTCCGAGTACGACGAGGACATCGCCCGCCTCGCCGGCGAGGGCAAGGACGTCGACGCGGTCGTCGAGGTGCTCACCACCGACGACGTCCGCAGCGCCGCCGATCTCTTCTCCGACCTGCACTCCTCCACCGACGGCGTCGACGGCCGCGTGAGCATCGAGGTGGACCCGCGTCTGGCGCACGAGACCGAGAAGACCGTCGCCCAGGCGAAGCACCTGCACGAGGTCGTCGGCCGGGAGAACGTCTTCATCAAGATCCCGGCGACGAAGGAGGGCCTGCCGGCCATCACCGCGACGATCGCCGCGGGGATCAGCGTCAACGTGACGCTGATCTTCTCCGTGGATCGCTACCTCGAGGTCGTCGACGCCTACCTCAGCGGCCTCGAGCAGGCCGCCGCGGCCGGCAAGGATCTCTCGAAGATCCACTCGGTGGCCTCGTTCTTCGTCTCCCGCGTGGACGCGGAGATCGATGATCGCCTCGCGGCCCTCGGCGGGGAGGCGGAGACGCTGCGCGGCAGCGCCGCGCTGGCCAACGCCCAGGTCGCCTTCGGCCGCTATCTCGAGGCCTTCGACTCCGGGCGCTTCGCGGCGCTGGCCGAGAAGGGTGCCAACACCCAGCGGACCCTGTGGGCGTCCACCGGTGTGAAGAACCCGGACTACCCGGATACTCTCTACGTCGACGAGCTCGTCTCGTCCCCGAGCGTGAACACCATGCCGGAGAAGACCCTCGACGCGGTCGCGGACCACTCCGAGCCCGCCCCGGCCCTGACCGCCGAGAAGGCCGTCTCCGCCTCGTCAGTGCTCGATCGGGTCGAAGCCGCCGGCGTCGATCTGGCCGACGTCTACGCCGTCCTCGAGCGCGAGGGCGTCGAGAAGTTCGAGAAGGCCTGGGAGGGTCTCCTGGAGACCGTCTCGGCGTCGATCGACGACGTCAGCGCCTGA
- the tkt gene encoding transketolase: protein MTETFKAPEGWTELDKRAVDTVRVLAADAVEKVGNGHPGTAISLAPAAYLLYQDLMRHDPTDARWLGRDRFVLSAGHSSLTQYIQLYLGGFGLEKKDLGEFRTWGSKTPGHPENFHTRGVEVTTGPLGQGISSAVGMAMAQRRERGLLDPEAAPGTSPFDHFTYVIASDGDLQEGVSSESSSLAGTQKLGNLIVLWDDNEISIEGDTSIAFQEDTAARYAAYGWDVRTVDWRNGGTADSVYVEDVAALKAEILAAQEVTDKPTFIRLRTIIGWPIPELAGNHAVHGAKLGTEAVAGLKEVLGFDPQQQFQVDEDVLDHTRSLAERAAVAKAEWDTGYQAWRSANAEAAALLDRLRARELPAGFAEAFPTFEADEKGLATRAASGKVLESLAPVMPELWGGSADLAGSNNTTMKGEPSFLPAEYGSAEFAGDEFGRTLHFGIREHAMGSILSGISLHGLTRPYGGTFFQFADYMRGAVRLASLMKVPATYVWTHDSVGLGEDGPTHQPVEHLAAYRAIPNLSIVRPADANETAQAWKATLERDRGPVGLVLSRQAMPTFDRSEYAGAENLVKGGYVMKEASSGAPQVILIGTGSELQYAAEAQKQLEAEGVPTRLVSMPSVEWFDEQDEAYRESVLPSSVTARVTVEAGIAMPWYRFLGAHGRAVSLEHYGASADAKTLFREYGFTADAVFAAAKESLAAAGA, encoded by the coding sequence GTGACCGAAACGTTCAAGGCCCCCGAGGGCTGGACCGAGCTCGACAAGCGGGCGGTGGACACCGTCCGCGTCCTCGCCGCGGACGCGGTGGAGAAGGTCGGCAACGGCCACCCCGGCACCGCGATCAGCTTGGCACCCGCCGCATACCTGCTCTACCAGGACCTGATGCGCCACGATCCCACCGATGCGCGCTGGCTCGGGCGCGACCGCTTCGTGCTGTCCGCCGGCCATTCCAGCCTCACCCAGTACATCCAGCTCTACCTCGGCGGCTTCGGCCTCGAGAAGAAGGACCTCGGGGAGTTCCGCACCTGGGGCTCGAAGACCCCGGGGCACCCCGAGAACTTCCACACCCGAGGCGTCGAGGTCACCACCGGCCCTCTCGGCCAGGGCATCTCCTCCGCCGTCGGCATGGCGATGGCCCAGCGCCGCGAGCGCGGCCTGCTGGACCCCGAGGCCGCGCCGGGCACCAGCCCCTTCGACCACTTCACCTATGTGATCGCCTCCGACGGCGACCTCCAGGAGGGTGTCAGCAGCGAGTCCAGCTCGCTCGCCGGCACCCAGAAGCTCGGCAACCTCATCGTCCTGTGGGACGACAACGAGATCTCCATCGAAGGCGACACCTCCATCGCCTTCCAGGAGGACACCGCCGCTCGCTACGCCGCCTACGGCTGGGACGTGCGCACCGTCGACTGGAGGAACGGCGGCACGGCCGATTCTGTGTACGTCGAGGACGTCGCCGCGCTGAAGGCCGAGATCCTCGCCGCCCAAGAGGTCACCGACAAGCCGACGTTCATCCGCCTGCGCACCATCATCGGCTGGCCCATCCCCGAGCTCGCCGGCAACCACGCGGTGCACGGGGCCAAGCTCGGCACCGAGGCCGTCGCCGGGTTGAAGGAGGTCCTCGGCTTCGATCCGCAGCAGCAGTTCCAGGTCGACGAGGACGTGCTGGATCACACCCGCTCCCTCGCCGAGCGCGCCGCCGTCGCCAAGGCCGAATGGGACACGGGCTACCAGGCCTGGCGCTCCGCGAACGCCGAGGCCGCCGCGCTCCTGGACCGTCTGCGGGCCCGGGAGCTCCCCGCGGGCTTCGCCGAGGCGTTCCCGACCTTCGAGGCCGATGAGAAGGGGCTCGCCACCCGCGCCGCCTCCGGCAAGGTCCTCGAGTCCCTCGCCCCGGTGATGCCCGAGCTGTGGGGCGGTTCCGCCGACCTCGCCGGCTCGAACAACACCACCATGAAGGGCGAACCGTCCTTCCTCCCGGCGGAGTACGGCTCCGCCGAGTTCGCCGGGGACGAGTTCGGCCGCACGCTGCACTTCGGCATCCGTGAGCACGCCATGGGCTCCATCCTCTCGGGAATCTCCCTGCACGGCCTGACCCGCCCCTACGGCGGCACCTTCTTCCAGTTCGCCGACTACATGCGCGGCGCCGTGCGCCTCGCCTCGCTGATGAAGGTCCCGGCCACCTACGTGTGGACCCACGACTCCGTCGGCCTGGGCGAGGACGGCCCCACCCACCAGCCGGTCGAGCACCTGGCCGCCTACCGCGCGATCCCGAACCTCTCGATCGTGCGTCCGGCCGATGCCAACGAGACCGCGCAGGCGTGGAAGGCGACCCTCGAGCGGGACCGCGGCCCGGTCGGCCTGGTCCTTTCCCGCCAGGCGATGCCCACGTTCGACCGCAGCGAGTACGCCGGGGCCGAGAACCTCGTCAAGGGCGGGTACGTGATGAAGGAGGCCTCCTCGGGTGCCCCGCAGGTCATCCTCATCGGCACCGGGTCCGAGCTGCAGTACGCCGCCGAGGCGCAGAAGCAGCTCGAGGCCGAGGGCGTGCCCACCCGTCTGGTCTCCATGCCGTCGGTCGAATGGTTCGACGAGCAGGACGAGGCCTACCGCGAGTCCGTGCTGCCGTCGTCGGTGACCGCCCGCGTCACCGTGGAGGCCGGCATCGCGATGCCCTGGTATCGCTTCCTCGGCGCCCACGGCCGCGCCGTCTCGCTCGAGCACTACGGGGCCTCGGCCGACGCGAAGACCCTCTTCCGCGAGTACGGGTTCACGGCCGACGCCGTGTTCGCCGCCGCGAAGGAGTCCCTCGCCGCCGCCGGCGCCTGA
- a CDS encoding heme o synthase: MTATQGASVRDSGQGGDRTPRRHDRTARSVLGAYVALTKPRIIELLLITTIPTMFLAAGGFPSLWLIMATVVGGYLAAGGANALNMFLERDIDAMMKRTRHRPIPSGAVSPRAALVFGLSLSVISAIWLGVLVNWASAALAVGAILLYVVFYTMILKRRTSQNIVWGGVAGCMPVLIGWSAVTGTVSWTAVLLFLVVFFWTPPHYWPLAEKFNRDYAAAGVPMLPVVASRTTVARQMVMHTVAMIAASLAIIPLGHTGWVYAVSAVAVGAWFAFLVIRYTVRVGKGLSGKKLGPMVVFHGSITYLTLLFVALAIDPFVHL, encoded by the coding sequence GTGACCGCCACCCAGGGAGCTTCGGTCCGGGACTCGGGTCAGGGCGGTGATCGCACCCCTCGGCGCCATGATCGGACGGCGCGGTCGGTGCTCGGGGCGTACGTGGCGCTGACGAAACCCCGCATCATCGAGCTGTTGCTCATCACCACCATCCCCACCATGTTCCTGGCGGCGGGCGGCTTCCCGTCCCTGTGGCTGATCATGGCGACGGTCGTCGGGGGCTATCTGGCGGCAGGCGGCGCGAACGCGCTGAACATGTTCCTGGAGCGGGACATCGACGCGATGATGAAGCGCACCCGCCATCGGCCGATCCCCTCGGGGGCGGTCTCGCCCCGTGCGGCCCTCGTCTTCGGCCTGTCCCTCTCCGTGATCTCGGCGATCTGGCTGGGCGTGCTCGTCAACTGGGCCTCGGCTGCTCTCGCCGTCGGCGCGATCCTGCTGTACGTCGTCTTCTACACGATGATCCTCAAGCGCCGCACCAGCCAGAACATCGTCTGGGGCGGAGTGGCCGGCTGCATGCCGGTGCTGATCGGCTGGTCGGCCGTGACCGGCACCGTCTCCTGGACCGCCGTGCTGCTGTTCCTGGTGGTCTTCTTCTGGACCCCGCCGCACTACTGGCCGCTGGCCGAGAAGTTCAATCGCGACTACGCGGCCGCCGGGGTGCCGATGCTCCCCGTGGTCGCCTCCCGCACCACCGTCGCCCGCCAGATGGTCATGCACACCGTGGCGATGATCGCCGCGAGCCTGGCGATCATCCCGCTGGGACACACCGGATGGGTCTACGCCGTCAGCGCCGTCGCCGTCGGCGCCTGGTTCGCCTTCCTGGTCATCCGCTACACGGTCCGGGTCGGCAAGGGCCTCAGCGGCAAGAAGCTCGGCCCGATGGTCGTCTTCCACGGGTCGATCACGTACCTCACGCTGCTGTTCGTCGCCCTCGCGATCGATCCCTTCGTGCACCTGTGA
- a CDS encoding site-specific tyrosine recombinase XerD, with protein MSPGGGPNPFGEPSLRPGDRRILEQYLSHLRIERGLAANTLAAYRRDLERYLRHLAREDVDLAAVEPERLTAWLQALRTGVDGGTMYSAASAARSLAAVRGLHAFLDDERVSRTGDPTRVVPTPSLPGRLPHPLALDQVEALLEAAGRPGTGRDAAERALRDRALLEILYGIGARISEATGLDLDDVDRDQRSAILRGKGDKQRVVPVGRYALEALDAYLTRGRPTLARRGAGTPAVFLGSRGTRLTRQAAWQVVQRAAGEADLADLPEPISPHTLRHSYATHLLHGGADVRSVQELLGHASVTTTQLYTQVTVDSLRETHAGAHPRARRGA; from the coding sequence GTGAGTCCCGGCGGCGGTCCGAACCCCTTCGGGGAGCCGTCGCTGCGCCCCGGGGACCGGCGGATCCTCGAGCAGTACCTCAGCCATCTGCGCATCGAGCGCGGACTGGCCGCCAACACGCTGGCCGCCTATCGGCGCGATCTCGAGCGCTACCTGCGTCATCTCGCCCGCGAGGACGTCGACCTCGCAGCGGTCGAGCCGGAACGGCTGACCGCCTGGCTGCAGGCCCTGCGCACCGGGGTCGACGGGGGCACCATGTACTCGGCCGCCTCGGCGGCGCGATCCCTGGCCGCTGTCCGGGGTCTGCACGCCTTCCTCGACGACGAGCGGGTCTCCCGCACCGGGGACCCCACCCGCGTGGTCCCCACCCCTTCCCTGCCCGGGCGGCTGCCGCACCCGCTGGCCCTGGATCAGGTCGAGGCGCTGCTGGAGGCGGCCGGACGCCCCGGGACCGGGCGCGACGCCGCAGAACGGGCGCTGCGGGACCGGGCGCTGCTGGAGATCCTCTACGGGATCGGGGCGCGCATCTCCGAGGCGACGGGCCTCGACCTCGACGACGTCGACCGCGACCAGCGCTCCGCGATCCTGCGGGGCAAGGGGGACAAGCAGCGGGTGGTGCCCGTGGGGCGGTACGCCCTCGAGGCGCTGGACGCCTATCTCACCCGCGGGCGGCCGACGCTCGCGCGCCGCGGCGCCGGCACTCCCGCCGTCTTCCTCGGGTCCCGGGGCACCCGGCTGACCCGGCAGGCGGCCTGGCAGGTCGTGCAGCGGGCAGCCGGGGAGGCCGACCTCGCGGATCTTCCCGAGCCGATCAGCCCGCACACGCTGCGCCACTCCTACGCCACGCACCTGCTGCACGGGGGAGCGGACGTGCGCAGCGTGCAGGAGCTGCTGGGGCACGCCTCGGTCACCACGACCCAGCTGTACACGCAGGTCACGGTCGATTCCTTGCGGGAGACCCATGCCGGAGCCCATCCTCGGGCCCGACGAGGGGCTTAG
- a CDS encoding ParA family protein, which produces MSSTSNQQLDIDLGPTGRPMPELPEPAPLDDHGPARIISMVNQKGGVGKTTSVINLGAALAELGRKVLLVDLDPQGALTAGMGVNPYDLDVTVYNLLMERGHDVRDVIRSTGTDDVDVLPANIDLSAAEVTLVNEVAREMALARVLRPVAEDYDVILIDCQPSLGLLTVNALAASHGVMIPLEAEYFALRGVALLVETIEKVQDRINPRLEMDGIVITMFDPRTLHAREVCQRVVEAFPDKVFHTTINRTVKFPDASVAAEPIISFAGSTKGADAYRQLARELISRGAAA; this is translated from the coding sequence GTGAGCTCGACCTCCAACCAGCAGCTGGACATCGACCTCGGTCCCACCGGCCGTCCGATGCCGGAGCTGCCGGAGCCAGCCCCGCTCGACGACCACGGACCGGCCCGGATCATCTCGATGGTCAACCAGAAGGGCGGGGTGGGCAAGACCACCAGCGTCATCAACCTCGGCGCCGCGCTCGCGGAGCTGGGGCGCAAGGTGCTGCTGGTGGACCTCGACCCGCAGGGCGCGCTGACCGCCGGGATGGGCGTGAACCCCTACGACCTCGACGTGACCGTCTACAACCTGCTGATGGAGCGGGGGCACGACGTGCGCGACGTGATCCGCTCCACCGGCACCGACGACGTCGACGTGCTGCCGGCCAACATCGACCTCTCCGCCGCGGAGGTGACCCTGGTCAACGAGGTCGCCCGCGAGATGGCGCTGGCGCGGGTGCTGCGCCCGGTCGCCGAGGACTACGACGTGATCCTCATCGACTGCCAGCCGTCCCTGGGCCTGCTGACCGTCAACGCGCTCGCCGCCAGCCATGGCGTGATGATCCCGCTGGAAGCGGAGTACTTCGCGCTGCGCGGCGTGGCCCTGCTGGTGGAGACCATCGAGAAGGTCCAGGACCGCATCAACCCGCGCCTGGAGATGGACGGCATCGTGATCACGATGTTCGACCCCCGGACCCTGCACGCCCGCGAGGTCTGCCAGCGCGTCGTGGAGGCCTTCCCCGACAAGGTCTTCCACACGACCATCAACCGCACCGTGAAGTTCCCCGACGCCTCCGTGGCCGCCGAGCCCATCATCTCCTTCGCCGGCTCGACGAAGGGCGCCGACGCCTACCGGCAGCTGGCCCGGGAGCTGATCTCCCGCGGCGCGGCCGCCTGA
- a CDS encoding pseudouridine synthase, whose product MATKGSGATGRGRRRRSAFTPPRTVRLRDDQGARVAAAPEEQGSDGDLHREGGERLQKVLARAGFGSRRACETLISTGRVTVDGTSVQEQGVRIDPATQVVHVDGRRLQLDTEKLTVVLNKPRHVVSAMSDPEGRRDLTEFSERFARRLYHVGRLDYETEGLLLLTNDGELAHRLTHPSFLVEKTYVCRFDAPGGPPRSLVRTLRDGVELDDGPARADSARVLAQDGREAVVEVTLHEGRNRIVRRMFASQGFELTTLVRTRIGPVLLGDLGAGETRELTGRELGTLMAEVGL is encoded by the coding sequence ATGGCGACGAAGGGCTCCGGGGCGACGGGGCGCGGGAGACGCCGCCGCAGCGCCTTCACCCCGCCACGCACCGTGCGCCTGCGCGACGACCAGGGTGCTCGCGTGGCTGCGGCACCCGAGGAGCAGGGCTCGGACGGCGACCTCCACCGCGAGGGAGGGGAGCGGCTGCAGAAGGTCCTGGCGCGGGCGGGTTTCGGGTCCCGGCGGGCCTGCGAGACGCTGATCTCGACGGGGCGGGTCACGGTCGACGGGACGAGCGTGCAGGAGCAGGGCGTGCGGATCGACCCCGCGACCCAGGTGGTCCATGTCGACGGCCGCCGCCTCCAGTTGGACACCGAGAAGCTGACCGTCGTGCTGAACAAACCCCGGCACGTGGTCTCCGCGATGAGCGACCCCGAGGGGCGTCGCGACCTCACCGAGTTCTCCGAGCGCTTCGCCCGGCGGCTCTACCACGTCGGTCGGCTGGACTACGAGACCGAGGGTCTGCTGCTGCTGACGAACGACGGCGAGCTCGCACACCGGCTGACCCACCCCAGTTTCCTGGTCGAGAAGACCTACGTCTGCCGCTTCGACGCCCCCGGCGGTCCGCCGCGGTCCCTGGTGCGGACGCTACGGGACGGCGTCGAGCTCGACGACGGCCCGGCCCGCGCCGACTCCGCCCGGGTGCTCGCCCAGGACGGCCGGGAGGCCGTCGTCGAGGTCACGCTCCACGAGGGCCGCAACCGGATCGTGCGGCGCATGTTCGCCTCCCAGGGCTTCGAGCTGACCACCCTGGTGCGGACGCGGATCGGCCCCGTGCTCCTCGGTGACCTCGGCGCGGGGGAGACCCGCGAGCTGACCGGTCGGGAGCTCGGCACCCTGATGGCCGAGGTCGGGCTGTGA